In a genomic window of Branchiostoma floridae strain S238N-H82 chromosome 19, Bfl_VNyyK, whole genome shotgun sequence:
- the LOC118406649 gene encoding SLIT and NTRK-like protein 2: MSSFSVMVATALCFLHVYVTEAQYTACFRGDNTLCTCVLTPEMQFEVDCSFKNIMTAINGIPDVTVTLDLSGNMLQDIPLGFLRNLSSLKLLNIENNALVVLRNNTFVGVTNLTSLFLGGNDLIDIEQDAFETISQLKQLRLNNNKLTIINNDTFKGLDSMISLNLASNQLEHIEPHAFLRLHLLKYLDLSYNKLTTLEGDSFDGLMVSYLDLSYNRFTEVPCRDLPVQTETLKLSYNTISDIPSNCFYQLDELRSLWMDGNMIKTLSCKTFSPLMEMHVSGNPWNCDCDLLHAKICLENSLQDTLVCSHPLLYSGLSIEEFSTPMLDNCSIVSTSVSSTESEQTSMSFTEIPPGTLFSTMKFINVSSDDCDKNCMKTKYIGLVVLVGVGCSVVTLILTCIFFFLCIRNKSRKRQRRRSNLNGDSTETGGSRMPEMIPMINATETPSGGPDRDYSQEQGQEQFLGTFQKKNVRAQKDQPSTAVQENKSSEGYLHPQPVMDQSDQGQDARSMPSNHYMRVTIDFDSNDAINL; encoded by the coding sequence ATGTCGAGCTTTTCTGTTATGGTGGCAACCGCTCTGTGCTTTCTTCACGTTTACGTGACAGAGGCACAATACACGGCCTGCTTTCGCGGTGACAACACACTTTGCACCTGTGTTCTGACTCCCGAGATGCAGTTCGAAGTAGACTGCAGTTTCAAAAACATCATGACGGCCATTAACGGTATTCCTGACGTCACCGTCACCCTTGACCTTAGCGGTAACATGCTTCAAGACATCCCACTTGGATTTTTAAGAAATCTTTCCAGTCTGAAACTTCTCAACATTGAGAACAACGCCTTAGTGGTTTTAAGAAATAACACTTTCGTTGGAGTGACGAATCTCACAAGTCTATTTCTGGGTGGTAATGATCTGATTGACATTGAACAAGATGCTTTCGAAACTATTTCCCAGTTGAAGCAACTAcgtctaaacaacaacaaactcaCAATCATTAATAACGACACATTTAAAGGTCTAGATAGCATGATTTCACTAAACCTCGCTAGTAATCAGCTAGAACACATCGAGCCACATGCATTCTTAAGATTACATCTTCTGAAATATCTTGATCTGTCTTACAACAAACTAACAACATTGGAGGGTGATAGTTTTGACGGGTTGATGGTTTCGTATTTGGACCTTTCTTACAACCGTTTTACAGAAGTTCCGTGTAGAGACTTACCAGTACAAACAGAAACATTGAAGTTATCTTACAATACTATCAGCGACATCCCGAGTAACTGCTTTTACCAGTTGGATGAACTTCGCTCACTGTGGATGgacggaaatatgatcaaaaCACTTTCATGCAAGACCTTTTCTCCCCTTATGGAAATGCATGTTTCTGGAAATCCATGGAACTGCGATTGTGACTTGCTACATGCGAAGATATGTTTAGAAAACAGTCTTCAGGACACCCTAGTATGTTCACACCCTCTACTCTACAGTGGACTAAGTATTGAAGAGTTTTCGACCCCAATGTTAGACAACTGCAGCATCGTCTCAACTTCAGTTTCGTCCACTGAATCGGAGCAAACGTCCATGTCATTCACAGAGATTCCGCCAGGAACGCTCTTCTCAACGATGAAGTTCATAAATGTGTCATCTGATGACTGTGACAAAAACTGCATGAAGACGAAGTACATTGGACTTGTCGTTCTTGTTGGCGTTGGGTGTTCGGTTGTTACGCTGATCTTGACGTGTATATTCTTCTTCCTTTGTATAAGGAATAAGAGCAGGAAAAGACAGAGGCGACGATCAAATTTAAACGGTGATTCCACCGAGACAGGTGGAAGCCGAATGCCAGAGATGATTCCAATGATCAACGCCACAGAAACGCCATCGGGCGGTCCTGATAGGGACTACAGCCAAGAGCAAGGCCAAGAGCAGTTTCTTGGAACTTTTCAAAAAAAGAATGTGCGAGCACAGAAAGATCAGCCATCAACTGCtgttcaagaaaacaaaagtagTGAGGGATATCTGCACCCCCAACCTGTAATGGATCAGTCCGACCAGGGACAAGACGCAAGGTCAATGCCCTCTAACCACTACATGCGCGTGACCATTGACTTTGATTCGAATGACGCAATAAACCTTTAG
- the LOC118406482 gene encoding tyrosinase-like, translated as MKVLGLLIVLAGCFCGRDAQFPRVCTSDVALNSKECCPVPPGFTEPCGGAGRGHCADTPDPTVEDPAWKKAYHVDDRRHWPTVFFNRTCSCEGNFMGYDCTRCIWGYRGANCETKQQPGVRRNIKDISSEEKNKYQCYFNRAKNTPSDFVFALEFKENIRGSEDLANISVYDFLVATHYYASRETMPPFNTGICQDEDDCTLDFAHDGSGFLTWHRAYVLEVERALQEVNGDPDWTMPYWDWGAAEKNQCDICTNEYVGANNKHGDIDTGSLFASWRTICEDLDPSDNATYMNHTRPCNVTNASGKLKRNPGHADTRRLGEAITHLPLATEVDFALSFPVYDTPPYSSASNCSFRNLLEGNADTSTGKTRREIISANGTVLVPEAITLHDEVHIYLNGTMSNVPTAPNDPMFFLHHCNVDRLLETWIRRHGAPESALPEIGAPPGHNRHEHIVPFFPPYSHTHMFKPSIELGYDYQELHNKGPPGGKSYMGQCSPEPQGGVYAWMGIGMGLGLALVFGVTCVMVFISCREQEYQEI; from the exons ATGAAAGTGCTCGGCTTGCTGATCGTGTTAGCGGGATGTTTCTGCGGCCGGGACGCACAGTTCCCGCGGGTGTGCACCAGCGATGTCGCCCTGAACAGTAAGGAGTGCTGCCCGGTACCGCCGGGGTTCACCGAACCGTGCGGCGGAGCTGGTCGGGGACACTGCGCCGACACCCCCGACCCCACCGTGGAAGACCCCGCCTGGAAAAAAGCGTATCACGTGGATGACCGGCGCCACTGGCCGACAGTGTTTTTTAACAGAACTTGCTCATGTGAAGGCAACTTCATGGGGTACGACTGCACAAGGTGTATCTGGGGATACCGTGGGGCCAACtgcgaaacaaaacaacagccAGGTGTCCGTAGAAACATCAAGGACATAAGTTCTGAAGAGAAAAACAAGTACCAGTGCTACTTTAACCGCGCCAAGAATACTCCAAGTGACTTCGTCTTCGCTCTggaatttaaagaaaacatcaGGGGAAGTGAAGACCTCGCCAACATCTCAGTGTATGACTTCTTAGTGGCGACGCATTACTACGCCAGCCGTGAAACCATGCCGCCCTTCAACACAG GTATCTGTCAGGATGAGGACGACTGTACCCTGGACTTCGCGCATGATGGCTCGGGGTTTCTCACCTGGCACCGCGCGTACGTGCTGGAGGTTGAGCGGGCCCTACAGGAGGTCAACGGCGACCCGGACTGGACCATGCCGTACTGGGACTGGGGCGCCGCGGAGAAGAACCAGTGCGACATCTGCACCAACGAGTACGTCGGCGCTAACAACAAGCACGGTGACATAGACACGGGGTCTCTCTTCGCTAGCTGGCGGACGATCTGCGAAGATCTAGACCCGTCCGACAATGCCACCTACATGAACCACACCAGACCGTGCAATGTGACCAATGCCAGTGGGAAGCTGAAGAGGAACCCCGGCCACGCGGACACGAGAAGACTCGGGGAGGCAATAACTCACCTGCCGCTAGCGACTGAGGTAGACTTTGCCCTCAGCTTCCCCGTGTACGACACGCCCCCTTACAGCTCAGCATCGAACTGCAGCTTTCGGAACTTATTGGAAGGGAACGCCGACACCAGTACCGGCAAGACTAGGAGAGAAAT AATCTCCGCCAACGGCACGGTGCTGGTCCCCGAAGCTATCACCCTGCACGACGAAGTGCATATATACCTGAACGGCACGATGTCTAACGTCCCCACCGCACCGAACGACCCCATGTTCTTCCTGCATCACTGTAACGTCGACCGCTTGCTGGAGACGTGGATACGCCGACACGG GGCCCCAGAGTCTGCTCTGCCGGAGATAGGTGCGCCGCCCGGCCATAACCGCCATGAGCACATCGTGCCGTTCTTCCCGCCATACAGCCACACCCACATGTTCAAACCCTCCATAGAACTAGGATACGACTACCAGGAACTTCACAACAAAG GACCGCCGGGTGGAAAGAGCTACATGGGACAGTGCAGCCCAGAACCGCAAGGGGGCGTGTATGCCTGGATGGGGATTGGCATGGGGTTAGGGCTGGCACTTGTGTTTGGAGTCACCTGTGTTATGGTGTTCATCTCCTGCAGAGAGCAAGAGTATCAGGAgatatga
- the LOC118406483 gene encoding receptor-type tyrosine-protein phosphatase alpha-like has protein sequence MQISIAANTAVTTQDSSMTLVNAIGDPTDSGSNTGSAAVTMTTENSMTTEGNAHSSTDSSAVVPTTANITMATNNINDASPTTILATDSSTDSITTDETTVVEMTAEATTLLATAISSDSTTEDITTVVTTTATTDMTSSHTNSTTDDTNITTVATTTATTNMTSSSNTDSATNAIVTTTAETTNMTTGSNMNSTTEGMAAVTTIMTTPSNMNSTLQTPTSTAVATTIKTPATTTATTMESMTTMDETTVKATGTMIMTSTINPGTTTDAVVTTTPGTTTKPASNTETSTSPTTTTTTKDTTESSTDATTQSSPAVSTDIGVTTSATTDKSTTTTESTDASTQKTTEMQSTISTVDTTAQMSTIKTTETQNPTTTDHGGTETSMKTSTRGTTQTQNSTQMPTPEKQTTNTSGNLGDGAIAGISVAVVAVVAIAVGVGLFCYRRQSSVAKDRDSFADFGKDGRTNPSFVMDEYDDQEVMTSKPVKLSNFVHYHAEMSKDSEYRYAEEYENLKPVGKEQSRNAALLPENLGKNRWTNIHPYDNSRVKLAAIDDVEGSDYINACYMPGYNSRREFIASQGPLPDTKDDFWRMVWEQNSRVIVMVTQCVEKGRPKCDHYWPYDDDPVYYGDIIVQMVKETVLPEWTVREITIQRDSELRNIRHYNFMAWPDLDHGVPDTTASLLKFVRSVRGHISKQAMGPVVVHCSAGVGRTGTFIALDRLLLRMRKHDSVDIYGIVHEMRRHRMFMVQTEAQYIFIHQAIADVLLGKDTGDDDDDSAQPLYESVNSQAGKNRAANKDIDDSSV, from the exons ATGCAGATATCTATTGCAGCCAACACTGCTGTAACAACACAAGACAGCAGTATGACACTAGTCAATGCTATAGGCGACCCAACAGATTCAGGTAGTAACACTGGATCTGCAGCAGTAACTATGACAACAGAAAACAGCATGACAACAGAGGGCAATGCACATTCATCAACAGATTCATCCGCAGTTGTACCAACTACAGCAAACATAACTATGGCCACAAACAATATTAATGATGCATCTCCAACCACAATTCTTGCAACAGACAGCAGTACAGACTCTATAACCACAGATGAAACAACAGTTGTTGAGATGACAGCAGAAGCAACCACACTCCTGGCCACTGCCATCAGCTCAGATTCTACAACAGAAGACATTACAACTGTAGTAACAACCACTGCAACCACAGATATGACATCCAGTCATACAAACTCTACAACAGATGACACTAACATTACAACTGTAGCAACAAccactgcaaccacaaatatgaCATCATCCAGCAATACAGACTCTGCAACAAATGCAATTGTAACAACGACAGCAGAAACCACAAATATGACAACTGGCAGCAATATGAACTCTACAACTGAAGGGATGGCAGCAGTAACTACAATAATGACAACACCCAGCAATATGAACTCTACATTGCAGACACCGACTAGTACAGCTGTagcaacaacaataaaaaccccagcaacaacaacagccacTACTATGGAATCTATGactacaatggatgaaactacAGTTAAAGCAACCGGTACCATGATAATGACATCAACAATCAACCCTGGCACTACAACAGATGCTGTAGTGACTACAACACCAGGCACAACCACAAAACCAGCCAGTAATACAGAAACTTCAACATCTCCGACAACAACCACCACAACAAAAGACACCACCGAATCCAGCACAGATGCAACTACGCAGTCTTCTCCAGCAGTATCTACAGACATAGGAGTGACCACTTCAGCTACAACAGATAAGTCAACAACTACAACTGAATCCACAGATGCCTCAACTCAGAAAACTACAGAAATGCAAAGTACAATCAGCACTGTTGACACCACAGCACAGATGTCTACGATAAAAACCACAGAGACACAAAATCCAACAACTACAGATCATGGTGGCACTGAAACATCAATGAAGACCTCTACACGTGGAACCACACAGACACAAAATTCAACTCAGATGCCTACACCAGAGAAACAGACAACCAATACTTCTGGCAATCTTG GTGATGGAGCAATTGCTGGGATCTCTGTTGCTGTGGTGGCAGTTGTTGCCATAGCAGTTGGTGTGGGACTCTTCTGTTATAGGAGACAAAGTAGTGTTGCCAAAGACAG GGACTCTTTTGCTGATTTTGGAAAAGATGGACGTACCAACCCTTCTTTTGTAATGGATGAGTATGATGACCAGGAAGTGATGACCAG TAAACCAGTGAAACTGTCCAACTTTGTCCACTACCATGCTGAGATGAGTAAGGACTCAGAGTACCGGTATGCTGAGGAATATGAG AATCTGAAGCCAGTGGGTAAAGAACAATCCCGGAATGCAGCGCTGCTACCAGAGAACCTTGGCAAGAACCGCTGGACAAACATCCATCCGT ATGACAATTCTCGAGTAAAGTTGGCAGCCATCGATGATGTGGAAGGATCAGATTACATCAACGCATGCTACATGCCT GGATATAACTCCCGGCGTGAGTTTATCGCCTCCCAGGGTCCGTTACCGGACACGAAGGACGACTTCTGGCGGATGGTGTGGGAACAGAACAGCAGGGTCATCGTCATGGTAACGCAGTGTGTGGAGAAGGGCAGG CCCAAGTGTGACCACTACTGGCCATATGACGATGACCCTGTGTACTACGGTGACATCATTGTCCAGATGGTGAAGGAGACAGTTCTGCCGGAGTGGACTGTCAGGGAAATCACTATACAGCGG GATTCAGAATTGAGGAATATTCGGCACTATAACTTCATGGCATGGCCAGATCTAGACCACGGTGTTCCTGACACGACTGCCTCTCTGTTGAAGTTTGTACGATCTGTCCGTGGCCACATCTCAAAGCAGGCCATGGGACCTGTTGTTGTTCATTGCAG CGCGGGTGTTGGAAGGACCGGTACGTTCATCGCTCTGGACCGCCTGCTGCTGCGCATGCGGAAACACGACTCTGTGGACATCTACGGGATCGTGCATGAGATGAGGAGACACAGGATGTTCATGGTGCAGACGGAG GCACAGTACATCTTCATCCACCAGGCCATCGCTGACGTGCTGCTGGGGAAGGACAcaggagatgatgatgatgactcagCTCAGCCTCTCTATGAGAGTGTCAACTCTCAAGCTGGCAAGAACAGAG CTGCCAACAAGGACATTGATGACAGCAGTGTTTGA